A single Salmo salar chromosome ssa19, Ssal_v3.1, whole genome shotgun sequence DNA region contains:
- the adipoqa gene encoding adiponectin, translating to MVTISWMLLLCVLAEGYGSEVGVQEGCGRWMGGVPGTPGLDGQDGRDGREGRQGETGDTGLPGVRGERGEVGEVGGDGVQGRRGFPGAPGLQGQRGESSFLYRSAFSVGLTTPTTTTDTPLHFTKIFYNEQHHYDDISGKFRCFIPGVYYFTFHLTVQGQGCKVGLYRNGRVMSLTLDQFLTSDLDQSSGGAVLNLSSGDQVWLQVYGAEQEEIGIYADINNDSTFTGFLIQPRLPSSPLDNRRR from the exons ATGGTAACAATAAGCTGGATGCTGCTGTTGTGTGTGCTGGCAGAGGGGTATGGGTCAGAGGTCGGAGTTCAGGAAGGGTGCGGCCGTTGGATGGGAGGTGTTCCTGGGACTCCTGGTCTGGACGGGCAggatgggagagatgggagagagggacgccagggagagacaggagacactggACTTCCAG GTGTGCGaggtgagaggggagaggtgggggaagTTGGGGGGGACGGAGTCCAGGGACGACGAGGTTTCCCGGGGGCCCCAGGCCTGCAGGGGCAGAGGGGCGAGAGTTCCTTCCTGTATCGCTCTGCCTTCAGCGTGGGACTAACCACACCCACTACCACGACAGACACACCCCTTCACTTCACCAAGATCTTCTACAACgaacag catcactatgaTGACATCTCAGGGAAGTTCCGCTGTTTTATCCCCGGAGTGTACTACTTCACCTTCCACCTcactgtacag ggTCAGGGGTGTAAGGTGGGGCTGTATCGTAATGGCCGTGTCATGTCGCTGACTCTGGACCAgttcctgacctctgacctggacCAGTCCTCTGGAGGGGCGGTCCTAAACCTCTCATCTGGAGACCAGGTATGGCTGCAG GTGTATGGTGCAGAACAGGAAGAAATTGGAATTTACGCTGACATCAACAACGACTCCACCTTTACTGGCTTTCTGATTCAGCCACGCCTACCTAGCAGCCCATTGGACAACCGCCGACGCTGA